In the genome of Streptomyces lydicus, the window CGGCCGAGTCGGAGGCTGAGGTCGGGGCTGAAGCGTCCGAGGGCGTCGAAGCGTCCGAGGGGGCTGGGGCGTCGGAGGCGTCTGAGCAGCCTCAGGAGGCCGCTGAGGCTGCTGAGGGCGCCGGTGGCGGCGGGGGTGGCGATGAGCGACTTCGGGCCGCTGTGGCCGCCTGGGTCGCCGGGAAGGACGATGAGGACGGCGAGGGTGCCGAGGGCGGCGCTGAGGATGCCGAGGCCGGCGCCGAGGGCGCCGAGGCCGGTGATGCCGGTGACGGCGGCGCTGATGGTGACGCCGGTGCTGATGGTGATGCTGAGGGTGCCGTCGCCAAGTCGGACGTGAAGCAGGGAGAAGAGTTGGCGGCGGGGCCCGGAGCGGAGCCGGAAGCGGCGCCCAAGAAGGCTGCGCCCAAGAAGGCTGCGTCCGGGAAGGCTGCGCCCAAGAAGGCCGCGTCCGGGAAGGTTGAGTCCGACGGGGAAGGTGAGCCGTCGTCCAAGGCCGAGTCGTCGTCCAAGGTCGAGGCCGAGTCCGCGGCCGAGGTCGTCGATCAGCCGACCGCCGTCTTCAAGAGCATTGGGCAGCAGAAGGGCAAGTCCGACGGGAAGGCTGACGGGAAGGCCGGTGCTGCGCCTGAGGGCAAGGGCAAGGGCAAGGCTGGGGTCGATGGCAAGACCGACAGCAAGACCGATGGCAAGGCTGACGGCGAGGGCGGCGGTGAGCGGGATGGCGATGCCGATGCCGATGCCGAGGGAACGGCGGTGGATGAAGCCACCCGCGTGTTTGCTGTCGCGAAGCTGAAGGGGAAGGGTGCGGCGGCCGACGCCGTCGACCAGGCGACCAAGTCGTTCAAGATCACCCCGCCTGCCAGGGGCGAGGACGCGGCCAAGGTCACGCCCCCGGCGAAGAGCAAGGCCGCCGCCGAGGGCAAGGACGCTGCCAAGGGCAAGGCAGAGGGCAAGGCAGAGGGCAAGGCAAAGGACAAGGCAGAGGGCGAGGCCAAGACCGGCGCCAAGGGCGACGCCAAGGCTGGTGCCAAGGACGACGCCAAGGACGACGCCAAGGCGGCGCGTGGTCCCGAGCGGGACTCCGAGCGGACGAGTCAGTTCGTGGCGCTGAAGTCGGCGGACGACGGTACCGCCGGCAAGTCGCTGGGCAAGACGGCGCCCAAGACGCCTGCCCGTACGTCCGACAAGGCCGTGGAGCAGCCTTCGGACAAGGCGGCGGGCAAGACGTCCGACAAGCCCGTCGGCAAGGTCACCGACAAGGCTGCCGACAAGGCTGCGGACAAGACGGAGGCGAAGCCGGAGGGCAAGGCCGCCGGTGCGCTCCCCGCCGCCAAGCCTGCCGACAAGGCCACCGACAAGCCCGCCGAAACGGCCGCGCCGTCCAAGCCCGCCGGCCGGCCTGGCGCCATGCCGTCCGCCGCCACCGGAGCCACGGCTGCCGCCGCTCCCGGCGCGCTGCCCGAGTCGGAGCGGACCAAGCAGGAGCCCCTGCCGCCGCTCGATCTCCTGGCGCAGCTCACCAACACCCCGCCACCCCCCGAGACACCGCTGCGCACGGTCGTCCGCCGGTTCAAGATCTGGACCCCGCTGGCGGTGCTGCTGGTGATCATCTTCGTGGTCGCCCAGGCGGTGCGCCCGCTGCCCGACCCGACGCTCACCGTCGGCGACGCCGCGTCCTCGTTCACCTTCGAGGGCGGCAAGCTCGCCGTCCCGTGGCCCGCGGAGGGGCAGGCAGCCATCAAGGTGGTGGGTTCCGGGGACGTGGGGACGTTCGGCCCGCAGAAGCCGGTGCCCACCGCGAGCGTGGCCAAGATCATGACGGCCTATGTCGTCCTCCGGGACCACCCGCTCAAGAAGGACGAGAAGGGCCCGCGGATCGAGGTCGACGCCAAGGCGGTGACCGAGGGCGGATCCAAGCACGAGTCGCGGATCATGGGGCTCCGGGCGGGGCAGAAGTTCAGCCAGCAGGATCTGCTGAAGATGCTGATGATCCCGTCCGGCAACAACATCGCCCGGCTGCTGGCCCGTTGGGACACCAAGTCCAGCGACGAGGCAGCGTTCGTGAAGAAGATGAACGCCGCCGCCAAGGACCTGGGCATGAAGAACACCACCTACACCGACCCCAGCGGCCTGGACTCCAAGACCGTCAGCACCGCGGTCGACCAGCTCAAGCTGGCCGAGGCCGTCATGAAGTTCGACGCCTTCCGGCCGATCGTCGCCATGCCCAACGCCGAGATCCCGGGCCTGTCGGAGCGGCTCATCAACAACAACGACAATCTGCTGCTGGCGGGCCTGAGCATCAAGGGCATCAAGACGGGCTCCAGCACGGCGGCCGGCGGCACGCTGTCCTGGGCGGCCTACAAGACCGTCGACGGCAAGGACCGGCTGATACTGGGCGCGATGATGGACCAGCACTTCAAGGGCCTGGACCCCGACGGCTCCAACAGCCTCACGATGGTCAAGGAGAACAGCAAGAAGGTCATCGAGGCCGTACGCAACGCGCTGACCTCGGCCACGGCCGTGAAGAAGGGCCAGGTCGTCGGCTATGTCGACGACGGCCTGAACGGAAGCACGCCGGTCGTCGCCACCAAGGACCTGAAGGCGGTCGGCGTCCCGGGCCAGAAGCTGAGGTTGAGCGTCGGTGACGGGGGCAAGATGGTCCCGCACACCGCGAAGGCCGGTACCGAGGTCGGTGAGCTGACCGTCGGCAACGGCGAGAGCATGCAGAAGGTGCCGGTCGCCCTGCAGAAGGACCTCGTCGAGCCGTCCTTCGGCGCGAAGCTGATCCGCATCACCTGAGCGGGCCGGGGGCCGCGGGCGAACGTCCTGCCCGCGGCCCCCGGATCGCCGTACCCGGCCCCTGGTCCCCCGGCCCCGTCCGGTGCCGGGGGCCCCTGCCTTTCCGACTGTCTGTCCGTCCGTCCCGCGCGTGACCGGAGTCCGTCATCGACGTAGCGCAAGCGCAGAAGACGTACGTGTCCGCCGCGGCCGCCCGCAGCGCGTGGGCGGCGCAGAGCGCGGTGGTGCTGTTGCCCTCCGGGCTGATGTTGCTCCTGGGGGCGTGGGGGATCCGCCGGCAGGACGCCATATGGCGGGACGAGGCGGTCACTTACGACATGGCGCACCGCAGCCTGGCCGACCTGTGGCCCACGCTGCAGCACGTCGATGTCGTCCACGGCCTCTACTACGCGCTGATGCACCTCTGGTTCCGCGTCTACGACGTCGCCCTCGGCGGCGCCTTCGGCGAGGCCGTCGGCCTGCGGCTGCCGTCCGTGGCCGCGATGACCGCCGCCGCTGCGGGCGTTGCCCTGCTGGGGGAGCGCCTGGTCGGGCGGCGGGCGGGGCTGTCGGCGGGTTGCACCTTCGCGCTGATCCCGGTGGTGCAGCAGTACGCGCAGGAGGGCCGCTCGTATGCGACGGTCTGTGCGCTGGTCGTCTGGGCGAGCTATCTGCTGGTGCGGGCCGCGGCCCGCCCGCGCCGAAAGCTGTGGCTCGGCTATACGGCGCTGATGCTGTTCGCCTGCCTGCTGCACGAGTTCGCCTCGCTGGCCCTGCCCGCGCACGGCGCCGCGGTGATCCTCGCGCGGCTGCCTGGCCGGACACGGCGCGCCTGGCTGCTCTCCTCGGGCACCGTCCTCGCCGGGCTGGCCCCGCTCGCGGTGTTCAGCACCCGGCAGTCCGCGCAGACCAGCTGGCTCATGTGGCCGGACCCCGTCCAACTGCTGACCTTCGCCGTGCTCGCGGTCCTCGGTCTCGTCTGCGCCCGCGTCCGGGTCCGCTCCCGCGGCCCGATCGGACTGCGCGCCCTCGGCATCCCCCTGCTGCTCCTTCCCACCCTCCTCCTGCTGCTCCTCTCCCATGTCGAACCGGCCTATGTGGACCGCTATGTCCTCTACTACGTCGTCGGGTTCGCACTGCTCGCGGGCGCCGCGCTGGCGCGGCTGCTGCGGCCGGCCGGTGAGCTCGGCCAGACCCGTGGCCGGCGGCTGCGGCGGATGACGGCGGTGGCCGTGGTGCCGGCCGTGCTGCTGCCCGTCAACGTCCATCTGCGCAGCCCGGACAGCCGGGTCGACGATGTCACCGCGATCGCGCACGCCGTGCACGAGGTGGCCGAGCCGGGCGACGGCCTGTTGTTCATGCCGTCCCGCAGGCGGATCTGGCGGGCGACCCTGCCGGACGACTTCCGCGGGCTGCGCGATCTCGCCCAGGCCGAGAGCCCGCCCGCCTCCCACACCCTCTACGGCACCGAGCGGTCCGGCGAGGCGATCCGCGACCGGATGCTGGCCGTCCGCCGGATCGTCGTCGCCGGCGACCCCGACGGGCAGCCGGTCGATGACAACGACCAGGAGATCGCCAAACGGTCCACGCTGCACACCGCGTTCGAGGTCTGCCGCACGCTCCAGGTCAGGGGCGCCCGGATCACGGTGTACGGGCGGGCGGCGGGGGATTGCGCGGGGTCGGGGGCCGCGGTGGCGGATGCCGGCCGTCAGTCCGTGAGGCCGTCAAAGCAGTCAAGGCCGTCAAGGCCGTAGAGGGTCCCTGGGCCCCTGAGGCTCCCGGGCCCCCAGCGCCCCCAGCGCCCCCAGCGCCCCAGGCTCCGCGGCCACGCGCAGGAAACGACGGTCGCCGTCCTGGACACGCCCGTACGGACCTGCCGCCCGCAGCACCACCTCCAGCACGGCCGCCGGATCCGCCGCGTAACAGTGCGCGAAGTACGGCATATTGGCCTCCACCACGGCCCATCCACCCCCGTCCAGCCGCCCCACATCGACCGCCGCCGCACTCGGCAGCGGAGCGAGCGCCGTCAGCCGGGCGGCGAAGGCGCGGACGTCCGGGGCGTACGGGTCGTCGTCCAGCGGCGCGGGGTCCAGGCGGCCGTGGACGGCGTAGCGGGTGGCCGTGACCAGGGCGCCGTCCAGGAGGAACAGCCGGTACTCGGCGACGAAGGAGACGACCTCCGAGACGAGCACCGGAGTCTGCGGGGCGGCCGGCGGCAGCCGCGCCCCGCAGGCCACCACACCCGGCGGGAAGGACTTGTCACTCGGCGGTTTGGCGAAGAACGCTCCGGTACGCCGTGACGCTTGCGCGTGTGTCGTCAACTCGATCCTGCGAAGGGTGAGTTGACGTGGAAGCCGGGCCGGCCAGTCGTCCGGAGGGTCCAGCAGGCCCAGCCGCAGTGGTCCGGCGACGCGGTCGGCGGTGCGCGGCCCGCCGTACCAGTGCACCGACCGCCCGGCCAGTGCGCGCAGGGTGTCCGGCCCGGTCAAGGTCACCGTTTCGAGGCCGCGGCGGGCGGCCGCCGCGTTCAGCAGGACGGCGGTGCTGGTGCGCTGTGCCGAGGTCAGCAGCACGGGAGCGGCGGGGGCGCGGCGCCGGGACGCCGTCATGATCCTTGCGGCGGGCGGAAGCTGCGGACGAGCTCGATGCGCCCGACGATATGCCGGTTGAACTCCTCCAGCTCCTCCGCGGGGACCCACAGTTCGAGGATCGTCTCGCCGCCCGCCTGCCGCACCGGATAGCGCTCGGCGAAGTCCGCCTCGATCTCGAAGCGGGTGACATGGCCGACGCCGGAAGCCGGCACGTTCCAGTCGCGGGCGATCCGTATCGCGTAGTCCTCGTTGAGCACGGGGTAGAAGATCGGCTGGTCGGGCAGGCGGGGCGGCCAGGCGCGCCAGCCGGAGGCCTCGACCAGGGCCAGCTCCTCGGGGCCGGTGGGGCGCCAGAGGGTGAGGGTGGCGGGCGTGGTCCCGTCCGGGCGCGGCGTCTCGATCATGCTCGTACGGTACGGGGGAGGGGAGGGCGGGGCACCGGGATTTCGGGGTTGGGGGCTCGGCACTCGGACCGCCCCCTCACAGCACTCAGACCGCCCCCTCACATCAGATCGGCCGCCGCCCCGTCGATTCCCAGCAGGTCCCGCAGCGCCGTCGCTCCGTCCGGGGTGAGACGCACGGCCCGGCCGCTGCCGATCCGGCGGACCCAGTGCCGGTGCAGCAGGCGGTCGCAGAGCCGGGCGCCGGCCGTGCCCGCGAGGTGGGTCCGGCGCTCGGTCCAGTCCAGGCAGCCACGGGCCTGGGGCCGTCGGCCCGTACGCAGCGTGGCCGGCTCGATCCCCAGGCCGTCGGTGAGCCACTGCCGCCCGGCGTCGGTGAGCGCGAACCCGCCGTCCTGGTCGAGCAGTCCCCGCCCGGTCATGGCGTCGGTGATCGTCACACCGAGCCGGCCCGCCAGGTGGTCGTAACAGGTGCGGCCCCGGGCGAGCGCGGCGGAAGTGCTCACGGCGCGCAGACCGCGGGGCCGCTCGGCCGGCGGGTCGAGCTGTGCGATCAGGGATTCCAGCAGCTCGGCGACGCGCGGACCGGCGAGCTGGACGTAACGGTGGCGGCCCTGGCGGCGCTCCACCAGCAGCCCGCCCTCGGTGAGCCGGGTCAGATGCTCGCTCGCCGTCGAGGGCGCGACCTGCGCATACGTGGCCAGCTCGCCGGCCGTCCAGGCCCGGCCGTCGAGCAGGGCCAGGCAGAAGGACGCCCGGGTGCGGTCCGCGAGCAGTGCGGCCAGCCGTGCGAGCTCGGAGCTGTACGCCGGAGTGGTCATGACTCCATTGTCCGCCGCGAGTCTTCGGCGCCTGCCGAAGGGACTGCGGCCTACGGTGCCCGTATGAGCACCTCCCCGGAGTACGCCACCTTCCACTTCCATGCGCTGCACCATGCCGACCAGCCGCTGCTGCTGCCCAATGCCTGGGACGTCATCTCGGCCGTCGCGCTCGCCGGGGCCGGATACGCGGCGGTCGGCACCACGAGCCTGGGCGTCGCCGCGGCTCATGGCTATCCGGACGGGCGGGCGCTCGCCGAGGCCCGCGACGCGACGCTGGCCCTGGCGCTGCGGCTCAATGGCCGGCTGTCCTGCCCGTACACCGTCGATGTGGAGGGCGGATTCGGCGGCGACGCCGGCCAAGTGGGAGATCTGGCCGCCGAGTTGGCGGAGGCCGGGGCGGCCGGGCTGAACCTGGAGGACGGGCTGCCCGGCGGCGAGGGGCTGCAGGATCCGGTCCGCCAGGCCGAATTGCTCAGCGCGGTGAAGGAGCGGGCGCCGGGCCTGTTCCTCAATGCCCGGATCGACACCCACTGGCTGACGGACAGCCCGCCGCCGCTGTCGGTGACGCTCGCGCGCGCCGAGCGCTATCTGGCGGCGGGCGCGGACGGCATCTTCGTACCGGGCGTCGTCGCCGACGAGGAGGTGTCGGCGCTGGTCGCCGGGATCCCCGCGCCGCTGAACATCCTCTTCGCCCCCGGACGGCACACCGTCAGCCGTCTGGCCGACCTCGGCGTACGCCGCATCAGCACCGGTTCGCTGCTGTTCCGTACGGCGCTGCAGGCGACCCTCACGGCGGCGGACGCGATCCGTACGGGGCGACGGCCCACGGATGCGGCCGGGGCGGGGGAGGGCGGCGAGGCGCTGGGCTACGAGGCGCTGGGCTACGAGGAGGTGCAGCGGCTGGTGGTGGGGGAGGAGGCGTAGCCGGACCGGGGACTGTGAAGACGGGCCCTACTAGGCTTCCTGGCGTCCCCGGCCGCCGTGGCGCCGACGGTGCACGGCGATGACCGCGCCGGCCACGCCCAGCGCACCCGCACCGCCTATCACCCCGGCCTTGGGCAGATGGCCGGCCTTCTCGGCCAGCCCGGCCAGCCCGTTGTCGGGCAGCATGATCGAGGTACGGCTCTCCGTGGGCGCGGTGGAGTCGGCGGCGAAGGCGGCGCCCGCGGGAAGCAGCAGGACGGCCAGCGCACCGGTCGCGACGGTGGCGGTACGGATCATGGAGCGGTGCTGGGCCCGCATGGGTACTCCTCGTCGTGGGCGGCTGGTGCCGCCGTAGGGGCGTGGTGACTAAGGAGCACGCTACGGAGCGTCCTTAACGGTAATCCGTACGTTGTGTAACAGTCGCTGTGATCTCTGGGAGTGGTCGTGTGAAGAAACGCCCACCCGGAGGGGCAAAGGCTCCCACAAGCCGCCGGAATGGCCGATCCAAAGATTCCGTCTGTCGTCGTCTTGGATAGCTTTGTGTCAGGTTACGTCCTTGCATATGGCGCTTTCTATGTGAGTGGTCACGTCGAGTGGTCACGTCGAGCGGTCATGTCGAGCGGTCACGTCGAGTGGGCGACTCCACTGGGCGTATGTGTATCGCGCTGCGGGCAGGGCCGCGCAGCGGCACGGCGCGGAGGCGCGGAGGGCGCGTAGGCGCAGGGCGTGAAGGTGTGGAGGTGCGAAGGCGGTGGCGGCGATATGCGACGGTTGCGACCCGGCACGGCGCGCCCCCGCCGTGTCGCCCGCTTCCCCCTCTCCGCCCTCATCTCACTGGCCTCGCTCGCCCTCCTCGCGACGGGATGCGCGGGTGTGGAGGGGCTGCAGAGCGAGGGGCGAGCCCGGGATGTGGATGCGCCGCTGGTGCTGTGGCCGCACTATTCGCCGGCCCCGCCCGGCCGTGACGAGAATCCGGCGGCCCTGGTGCCCGTACCGCATGTCCCGCGGATCCCCAGTGGCAGCATGGCGGACGCGAACCCGCTCGCCGTCCTCAACGCGGACATCGTCGCGCAGGGCGGGAAGCCGCCCGCCCCGAAGGCGGTGCGCCGGCCCGAGCTGCACGACCTCACCGGCGACGGCAAACCGGACCTGCTCATGGCCGTCAACCTCACGCCTCGCAACAGTGAGCTGCGGGTGTACAGCGTCCGGGGCGCGGTGGTGACGCGGGTGCTCGTGCTGCGTGGGGTGCTGGCCAGCGTCGAGCTGGCGGCCGGGCATCTCGCCATCCGCGAGCCCACCAAGGATCCCCGGTACGTCAGCGTCACCGACTATCTCTGGGACGGCGATTCGATGAGCCTGTGGAACCTCACCCTCGATGACGCCCGCACCTCCCAGACTCCACAGGCCGGCGGCGGCAGCCCATGAGACGCCCGGCGGTCTCCCTCCGCTGGAAGATCGCGCTGACGGTGATGGCGGTGAGCTGCGCGGTCGCCGCAGTCCTCGGGGTCCTCGTCCACAATGCGGTGGCCCGCCAAACCGTCGGCCAGGTCCGCAAGGAGACCAGCGAACACCTCGGCACCGCCCTGGACCTCTTCGAGTACGGCACCTCGCGCGAAGGCCTCAACTCCCTCCTGGATCCGCCCCAACTGCCTGCCGAACTGCGCCGGTTGGCGCGCTCCGGCGAGCGCGGCACCATGGTGGGTACGTATCGGGGCCGTCTCGTCATGTGGGCGGCGGCGCCGGCCGACCGCCACGTCATGGCCGTCTGGTCGCCCTACGGCAACACGCACCGCTCCCTCGACAAACTCGACACCGCCATCCTCGGCTCCGCCGTGCTCGCCGCCGCGGCCGTCGCCCTCGCCGGGCTGTTCCTGGCCCAGCGCATCAGCCGGCGGCTGGCCACCACGGCGGCGGTCGCACGCCGTATCACCGCCGGTGACCTGGACGCCCGGGTCGGCAACGGCGCAGATCAGACGGGCGGCGGGGCGGCCGGGCAGGACGAGGTGGCGGCGGTGGCCGCGGCGCTGGACTCGGTGGCGGGCTCCCTGCAGAGCCGGCTCCAGGCGGAACAGCGCTTCACCGCCGATGTCGCCCATGAGCTCCGGACGCCGCTCACCGGCATCCTCGCCTCGGCCGAGCTGCTGCCGGAGGGCCGGCCCAAGGAGATGATCAACGACCGGCTGCGGGCGCTGCGCCGTCTCACCGAGGACCTGCTGGAGATCTCCCGGCTGGACTCCGGCACCGAGCGCGCCGACCTCGACGCCTATGACCTCGGGACGCTGGTCGAAGGCTCCGTACGCACCACCGGCCTCGACAGCGTCGTGCGGGTCGCCGCCGACAGGGTGGTCGAGACCGACCGCCGCCGCCTCGACCGCATCCTCGCCAACCTCGTCATCAACGCACACCGGCACGGCCGGCCCCCGGTCGTCGTCACCGTCGACGCCCCGCCCGGCGGCCCGGCGATCATCGAGGTACGCGACCACGGTCCCGGTTACTCCGCCGACCTGCTGCATCACGGTCCGCAGCGCTTCCGCACCGACGCCCCGGGCCGAGGGAAGGGCCACGGCCTGGGTCTGACCATCGCCGTCGGCCAGTCCGCCGTCCTGGGCATCGACCTCCGCTTCACCAACGCGCCCGACGGAGGCGCCCGCACGATCCTCCGACTTCCTGATGTCGCCCCCCGAGCTCCTTGACCTGCTGTCTGACCCCGCTCCCTGACCTGCTCCCGCTGGCCCGACCCGACCCGCCCTGGCCCGAACCGCCCCGTACCGGTGTGGCGAGCGGCCGTCCAACGCCCAGCCGCCCGGCCGCCCAGCCGCCCGGCCGCCCGGCCACCCGGCCGCCCAACGCACAGCCGCCCGGCTGCCCGGCCGTCCAGCGAACCGGGCACTGCCCTCCGGCTACCAGTCGATGTCATCCGGCGGCTCCGGAAACGCCTCCTCGTCATCAGGCTCCGGCCCCAGGTGAGCATCCCCCGGCGCTCTGCTCGGCCGGGCCGCCCCGGCAGCCGCCCCAGCGGTCGTTGCCGTCCCGGCCGCCGCCGTGGGCCCAGCCGCCGCCGTTGCCCCGGCCGCCACTGTTCCCCCGCCCGCCGCTGACGCGCCGGCTCCCTCTCCGCCGCCGCCCTCTCCGCCGGAGGTCTCCCGCCCCGCCAGCACATCCAAGATCTGCGATCCGTACTTCGCGAGCTTGTTCTCGCCGACCCCGTTGACCGCGCCGAGCTCGGCCGTGGTCGCCGGCCGGGCCGTGGCGATCTCCCGCAGCGTCGCATCGTGGAAGATCACATAGGCGGGCACGCCCTGCTCCTTGGCCGTACGCCCCCGCCAGCCGCGCAACGCCTCGAAGACCGGCAGGGCCTCTTCCGGTAGGTCCACCGGAGCCGCACGCTTGCTCTTCGTCTTCGCCTTGGCCGCCCGCGCCGCCTTCTCCGGCTCCCGCCGCATCGGCACCTCGCGCCGGCCGCCCAGCACCTCGGCGCTCGCCTCCGTGAGCACCAGCGTGCCGTAGTCACCTTCGACGGCGAGCAGTCCCTGGGCCAGCAACTGCCGTACGACACCCCGCCATTCGGCGTCCCTGAGGTCGTTCCCCACTCCGAAGACGCTCAGCCCGTCGTGATCGAACTGAATGACCTTGGCGGTCTTCTTCCCCGTCAGGATGTCGATGATCTGGCCCGCGCCGAACTTCTGCCCGCGCTCGCGCTTCAGCCGGACGACCGTGGACAGCAGCTTCTGCGCGGCCACCGTGCCGTCCCAGGTCTCCGGCGGGGTCAGGCAGGTGTCGCAGTTGCCGCAGGCGCTGCTCTCCTGCCCGAAGTAGGCCAGCAGCCGCACCCGCCGGCACTGCACCGTCTCGCACAGCGCCAGCATCGCGTCGAGATGGGCCGACAGCCGCCGCCGGTGCGCCTCGTCGCCCTCCGACCCGTCGATCATCTTCCGCTGCTGCACCACATCCTGCAGCCCGTAGGCCAGCCAGGCCGTCGACGGCTGCCCGTCACGCCCCGCGCGCCCCGTCTCCTGGTAGTAGCCCTCCACCGACTTCGGCAGATCCAGATGCGCCACGAACCGCACATCCGGCTTGTCGATGCCCATGCCGAACGCGATCGTGGCGACCACGGTCAGCCCGTCCTCACGCAGGAAGCGGGACTGGTGGTCGGCGCGCGTCCGCGGGTCGAGCCCCGCGTGATACGGCACCGCCGCAATGCCGTTCTCCACCAGGAACTGTGCGGTCTTCTCGACCGAGGCCCGCGACAGGCAGTAGACGATCCCCGCGTCCCCGGCATGCTCGTTCCGCAGCAGCTCCAGCAGCTGCTTCTTCGGTTCGCTCTTCGCCGCGATCCGGTACTGGATGTTCGGCCGGTCGAAGCTCGCGACGAAGTGCCGGGCGTCGGCCATCCGCAGCCGGGAGGTGATCTCGGTATGCGTCGCCTCGGTCGCGGTGGCGGTCAGCGCGATCCGCGGCACCTCGGGCCAGCGCTCGTGCAGCATCGACAGAGCCAGGTAATCCGGTCGGAAGTCATGGCCCCACTGCGCGACACAGTGCGCCTCGTCGATCGCGAAGAGCGAGACCTTCCCCCGGTCCAGCAGGCTCAGTGTCTGCTCGACCCGCAGCCGCTCGGGTGCCAGATACAGCAGATCCAGCTCCCCGGCCAGGAACTCGGCCTCGACGAGCCGCCGCTCCTCCAGATCCTGTGTCGAATTGAGGAACCCGGCCCGCACCCCGAGCGCCCGCAGGGCATCGACCTGGTCCTGCATCAACGCGATCAGGGGCGAGATGACCACCCCCACACCGCTTCTGACCAGCGAGGGAATCTGATAGCACAGCGACTTGCCGCCACCGGTCGGCATCAGGACGACCGCGTCCCCGCCCCCTATGACGTGCTCGATGATCTCCTGCTGACTGCCGCGGAACGACTCGTACCCGAACACCCGGCGCAGTACCTGCACCGCCTCGCTTGCGTCCGAGGCGCCTTCCACATCCATGTCCACGACCACTTCCACGTCCGCCAGAGCCATTCCTGAAGCCTACGAGTTCCGCGGGGGTCGCCGTCGACCCTGTGGATAACTCTCCTCGCTCCGGACGCCCGGTCGGACCCCGCAGGGCGTGCATGCCCGCCCGCACGCCCTGCGGGGTCGCCGGGGTCAGGGGCACCATGGAGGCACTGCGAGGTGCAGGGGACACAGGCCGCAGCCTGGCGCAGGCGGCGCTCACAGGCGGAGGGAGTGCCTGGGATGAGGACAGCCGGCCCCTTCGGATCCGCGGGCGATCAGCCCGGTGCCGGACCGCCGCAGCGCAGTGGGCTGCTGGACCTGCTCGGCGTCGCGGCGGTGGTGCTGGACTCCGACGGGCACATCGTGCTGTGGAGCCCGCAGGCCGAGGAGCTGTTCGGCTACACCGCGAAGGAGGCCCTGGGCCAGTACGCGGGCCGGCTGCTGGTCCACGAGCAGCATCTGGA includes:
- the recQ gene encoding DNA helicase RecQ, with the protein product MALADVEVVVDMDVEGASDASEAVQVLRRVFGYESFRGSQQEIIEHVIGGGDAVVLMPTGGGKSLCYQIPSLVRSGVGVVISPLIALMQDQVDALRALGVRAGFLNSTQDLEERRLVEAEFLAGELDLLYLAPERLRVEQTLSLLDRGKVSLFAIDEAHCVAQWGHDFRPDYLALSMLHERWPEVPRIALTATATEATHTEITSRLRMADARHFVASFDRPNIQYRIAAKSEPKKQLLELLRNEHAGDAGIVYCLSRASVEKTAQFLVENGIAAVPYHAGLDPRTRADHQSRFLREDGLTVVATIAFGMGIDKPDVRFVAHLDLPKSVEGYYQETGRAGRDGQPSTAWLAYGLQDVVQQRKMIDGSEGDEAHRRRLSAHLDAMLALCETVQCRRVRLLAYFGQESSACGNCDTCLTPPETWDGTVAAQKLLSTVVRLKRERGQKFGAGQIIDILTGKKTAKVIQFDHDGLSVFGVGNDLRDAEWRGVVRQLLAQGLLAVEGDYGTLVLTEASAEVLGGRREVPMRREPEKAARAAKAKTKSKRAAPVDLPEEALPVFEALRGWRGRTAKEQGVPAYVIFHDATLREIATARPATTAELGAVNGVGENKLAKYGSQILDVLAGRETSGGEGGGGEGAGASAAGGGTVAAGATAAAGPTAAAGTATTAGAAAGAARPSRAPGDAHLGPEPDDEEAFPEPPDDIDW
- a CDS encoding sensor histidine kinase, with the protein product MRRPAVSLRWKIALTVMAVSCAVAAVLGVLVHNAVARQTVGQVRKETSEHLGTALDLFEYGTSREGLNSLLDPPQLPAELRRLARSGERGTMVGTYRGRLVMWAAAPADRHVMAVWSPYGNTHRSLDKLDTAILGSAVLAAAAVALAGLFLAQRISRRLATTAAVARRITAGDLDARVGNGADQTGGGAAGQDEVAAVAAALDSVAGSLQSRLQAEQRFTADVAHELRTPLTGILASAELLPEGRPKEMINDRLRALRRLTEDLLEISRLDSGTERADLDAYDLGTLVEGSVRTTGLDSVVRVAADRVVETDRRRLDRILANLVINAHRHGRPPVVVTVDAPPGGPAIIEVRDHGPGYSADLLHHGPQRFRTDAPGRGKGHGLGLTIAVGQSAVLGIDLRFTNAPDGGARTILRLPDVAPRAP